Proteins from one Panthera leo isolate Ple1 chromosome D1, P.leo_Ple1_pat1.1, whole genome shotgun sequence genomic window:
- the ASCL2 gene encoding achaete-scute homolog 2 — MDSGALLRPAPPVPGVSGGCAARRRPTSPPLLRCSRRRRPGASETGGGAAAVARRNERERNRVKLVNLGFQALRQHVPHGGASKKLSKVETLRSAVEYIRALQRLLAEHDAVRAALAEGLLAPTAARPPAPSGPPGTPAAAAAAASPSCASSSPGRGGSSEPGSPRSAYSLDDSGCEGALSPVERELLDFSSWLGGY; from the coding sequence ATGGACAGCGGCGCACTGCTCCGGCCCGCGCCCCCCGTGCCTGGTGTCTCCGGCGGCTGCGCCGCTCGGCGGCGACCCACATCCCCACCACTGCTGCGCTGCAGCCGGCGGCGACGGCCCGGCGCATCGGAGACCGGGGGCGGCGCGGCGGCCGTGGCGCGGCGCAATGAGCGCGAGCGCAACCGCGTGAAGCTGGTGAACTTGGGGTTCCAGGCGCTGCGGCAGCACGTGCCGCACGGCGGCGCCAGCAAGAAGCTGAGTAAGGTGGAGACACTGCGCTCAGCCGTGGAGTACATCCGCGCGTTGCAACGCCTGCTGGCGGAGCACGATGCCGTGCGCGCCGCGCTGGCCGAGGGGCTGCTGGCACCAACAGCCGCGCGGCCCCCCGCACCCAGCGGGCCTCCCGGgacccccgccgccgccgccgccgccgcctcgcctTCCTGCGCCTCGTCGTCCCCGGGCCGCGGGGGCAGCTCGGAGCCCGGTTCGCCGCGCTCCGCCTACTCCTTGGACGACAGCGGCTGCGAGGGCGCGCTTAGCCCCGTGGAGCGCGAGCTGCTCGACTTCTCCAGCTGGTTAGGGGGCTACTGA